One Chryseobacterium indoltheticum DNA segment encodes these proteins:
- a CDS encoding GIY-YIG nuclease family protein, whose product MFYIYILFSESADKYYIGYSQFPNERLLKHNQ is encoded by the coding sequence ATGTTTTATATTTATATTTTGTTTTCAGAATCAGCAGATAAATACTACATCGGATATTCACAATTTCCGAATGAAAGACTTTTGAAACATAATCAGTAG